A window of the Vicingus serpentipes genome harbors these coding sequences:
- a CDS encoding beta strand repeat-containing protein gives MKKVLLIIALFFSFSIFAQSPPEAINYQAVARNLAGVPMVNQSISVQYAILQGSSSGTVVYSETHAETTNQFGLFTSEIGLGSVNSGNFSTINWGSSIFYLQVTVDGDVMPATQLLSVPYALHAKTATSGVPGADGHNSLISSVAEPAGANCPNGGYFIQTWLDLNDDGALSGGETPISYYICNGTDGVNGTNGNDGVGIASTVDNGDGTFTITYTDATTFTTANLTGPMGPAGASGTTYFPGNGVSLSGDTITNLGDADADPSNELQVLSISNDTLFLSNGNSVVLPSISETVTSIQDNGDGTYTYTDELGLQEVINTIDGDADSTNELQVLSIVGDTIYLSNGGQVVLPPASSDTDWTQGAGVIYNTTDMVGIGTSTPTSPLTIQKAVGTPEIQFVGPNTAFADIASQKVLNIRSNGVDPSNFTQLVLDTGSIKVHGLGPTQTEFNVLGTTSTTNLRVTNGAGNIGDVLTSDALGNATWLAPGATGDNWGTDTVNTVGPNLLGNGTTGNPLQVIDNDTSSTNELQDLTISGNTINISNGAGASISSTFPTTGDMLYWNGLNWIAQPISAININDADSDPLNEIELPATAILNQVLTWNGTAWVAQNPGAGADNWGSQTAITDGTSITGDGTAGSPITLAATIPTNTSDLTNDSGFITSADDADNDPNNEIELPATAGTNEVLTWNGSAWVAQAPGAGADNWGSQTAITDGTSITGDGTAGSPITLAATIPTNTSDLTNDSGFITSPDDADNDPTNEIELPATASTGDLLYYNGVSWIANPTPPDSDNQSLTYVSGSQNLSISGGNSVTLVVDDADASSTNEIQTLSFANPNLSLSNGGGTIDLSGLSGSTPWTETATEIYATDISKPIGIGLTTPNAQFKVHLQTTGEKGMYIDNAYNGTNSAYGLEVYNNNAFSGIRYGVYSQVNGGGSVSQSGYGGYFSSTVSNTGSTNYGVYARAAGGNTNYAGYFADGDVYIQNGLTLPSGASNGFVLTSDAAGNATWQTPTVATSLWTESAGKIYPSTLSNFVGVGTASPTGNLHVYGNSPTLFIQDSQTTSAAYPSLELGNTSAGSFNSQASISVPGSGDYLQIAANDAIRFNTNFTERMIITNSGDIGVGTYPSAKLHLDGTLRLDNLSVTAPAVGAVLTSMDAQGNAEWQPLPTAPATFWSQSGNNIYPTTIANNVGIGTAAPASSSMLHVLGNANGSTVYIQDEGLKNGSLLYMGSNSTDGTANNSSHMININRTGANVGSTHTAYGVRSSVTNTGPSSINMAGYFSAAGATTNWGGYFANGNVYMKDHLSIGSIATNVSKVYILDPTDGGVSLAIQNETDGAPGILSGSLGARITVSAGGTQSVTGIQASATGTTSSNVTGGYFASEGSGSGFNRGLNAVARNSTGTNYGVDVTAAGNFGTNYGMRITTGGTHTGAKYGLRLATSGNGTKFGVYSSGEDYNYFGGNLGIKQSNPGTSLEVNGGVTYAPTTYAAGATSFTLPVGDRSFIRVTTSFGGATMLGIDNGLRAGQMLIIENVGSYLLTINDDKANANLAGNALLYTGDTMTLIWNGSKWMELSRSDN, from the coding sequence ATGAAAAAAGTATTATTAATAATTGCCTTATTTTTTAGTTTTAGCATTTTTGCACAAAGTCCACCCGAGGCCATAAATTATCAGGCAGTAGCTAGAAATTTAGCTGGTGTACCAATGGTAAATCAGTCTATTTCGGTACAATACGCTATTTTGCAAGGGTCATCAAGTGGTACTGTTGTCTATTCAGAAACACATGCTGAAACAACTAATCAATTTGGTTTATTTACATCAGAAATTGGATTAGGATCGGTTAATAGTGGTAATTTTTCAACGATTAACTGGGGTAGCTCTATCTTTTACTTACAAGTAACAGTAGATGGAGATGTAATGCCAGCAACACAGTTATTATCTGTGCCTTATGCCTTACATGCAAAAACTGCAACAAGTGGAGTTCCTGGAGCTGATGGTCATAATAGTTTAATTAGCTCAGTTGCAGAACCTGCTGGAGCGAATTGTCCAAATGGAGGATACTTTATACAAACATGGTTAGATTTAAATGATGATGGAGCTTTATCAGGAGGAGAAACGCCAATTTCTTATTATATATGTAATGGAACTGATGGTGTAAATGGGACAAACGGAAATGACGGAGTAGGTATAGCTTCAACTGTAGATAATGGAGATGGTACTTTTACAATAACTTATACAGATGCAACAACATTTACGACTGCAAATTTAACTGGGCCAATGGGACCAGCAGGAGCAAGTGGGACGACTTATTTTCCTGGTAATGGAGTAAGTTTGTCAGGTGATACAATTACAAACCTAGGAGATGCAGATGCTGATCCGAGCAATGAGTTACAAGTATTAAGCATATCAAATGACACATTATTTTTAAGTAATGGTAATAGTGTGGTGTTACCAAGTATTTCAGAAACTGTAACATCTATCCAAGATAATGGAGATGGAACATATACTTATACTGATGAGCTAGGTTTACAAGAAGTAATAAATACGATAGATGGAGATGCAGACTCAACTAATGAGTTGCAGGTATTAAGTATAGTAGGAGATACTATCTATTTATCCAATGGAGGTCAAGTAGTATTACCCCCTGCTTCGAGTGATACTGATTGGACACAAGGTGCAGGAGTTATCTATAACACAACTGATATGGTAGGTATAGGAACATCTACGCCAACTTCACCTTTAACAATTCAAAAAGCTGTAGGAACACCTGAAATCCAATTTGTTGGCCCTAATACTGCATTTGCTGACATTGCTTCACAAAAAGTTTTAAACATTAGATCAAATGGAGTTGACCCATCAAATTTTACTCAATTAGTGCTGGATACGGGATCTATTAAAGTTCATGGATTAGGACCAACTCAAACAGAATTTAATGTATTAGGGACTACATCAACTACCAATTTAAGAGTGACAAATGGCGCAGGAAATATTGGAGATGTTTTAACTTCTGATGCATTAGGTAATGCTACTTGGCTAGCACCAGGAGCTACAGGAGACAATTGGGGGACAGATACTGTTAATACAGTTGGCCCAAATCTTTTAGGAAATGGTACGACAGGAAACCCTTTACAAGTAATTGATAATGACACATCATCAACGAATGAATTACAAGACCTTACTATTTCCGGAAATACTATTAATATTTCTAACGGAGCAGGAGCATCTATTTCAAGTACTTTTCCAACAACCGGAGATATGTTATACTGGAATGGTTTAAATTGGATAGCACAACCTATTTCTGCAATAAACATTAACGATGCCGATTCAGACCCTTTGAATGAAATTGAGTTGCCAGCAACAGCAATATTAAACCAAGTTCTGACATGGAATGGTACTGCATGGGTTGCACAAAACCCTGGAGCAGGAGCAGATAACTGGGGTTCACAAACAGCAATTACAGATGGAACTAGTATTACCGGAGATGGTACAGCAGGCTCACCCATTACACTAGCAGCAACTATACCAACCAATACTAGTGATTTAACAAATGATAGTGGATTTATAACAAGTGCTGACGATGCAGATAATGATCCAAATAACGAGATAGAATTACCAGCTACGGCAGGAACTAATGAGGTGTTAACATGGAATGGGAGTGCATGGGTAGCGCAAGCTCCAGGTGCAGGAGCAGACAATTGGGGTTCACAAACAGCAATTACAGATGGAACTAGTATTACCGGAGATGGTACAGCAGGCTCACCCATTACACTAGCAGCAACCATACCAACCAATACTAGTGATTTAACAAATGATAGTGGATTTATAACAAGTCCTGACGATGCAGATAATGATCCAACAAATGAAATAGAGCTACCTGCAACTGCTAGTACAGGAGATTTATTATACTATAATGGAGTAAGTTGGATTGCAAATCCAACGCCTCCAGACAGTGATAACCAAAGTTTAACTTATGTTTCTGGATCTCAAAATTTATCAATTTCGGGAGGAAATTCAGTAACCCTAGTTGTTGATGATGCAGATGCTAGTTCTACAAACGAAATTCAAACTTTATCTTTTGCGAATCCGAACTTATCTCTTTCTAATGGTGGAGGAACTATTGATTTGAGTGGACTGAGTGGTTCAACTCCATGGACTGAAACAGCTACAGAAATTTATGCTACAGATATTTCAAAACCTATTGGAATTGGTTTAACAACCCCAAACGCTCAATTCAAAGTTCATTTACAAACCACTGGAGAAAAAGGGATGTATATTGATAATGCTTACAATGGAACTAATAGTGCTTATGGCCTTGAGGTTTATAACAACAATGCATTTAGTGGTATAAGATATGGAGTTTATAGTCAAGTTAATGGAGGAGGAAGTGTAAGTCAAAGCGGTTACGGAGGTTATTTTAGTAGTACTGTATCAAATACAGGGAGTACAAACTACGGTGTTTATGCAAGAGCTGCTGGAGGTAACACTAATTATGCGGGATACTTTGCAGATGGTGATGTATATATTCAAAATGGATTAACACTACCTAGCGGTGCTTCTAATGGATTTGTTCTAACTTCTGATGCTGCGGGTAATGCAACATGGCAAACACCAACTGTAGCAACATCCTTATGGACTGAAAGTGCCGGGAAAATATACCCTTCAACTTTATCAAATTTTGTCGGTGTTGGAACAGCTTCTCCAACAGGGAATCTTCATGTTTATGGAAATAGTCCAACGTTATTTATTCAAGATTCACAAACTACGTCAGCGGCTTATCCTTCATTAGAGTTAGGAAACACTAGTGCTGGGTCTTTTAACTCTCAAGCATCTATATCTGTTCCAGGATCGGGTGATTATTTACAAATTGCAGCAAATGATGCAATACGTTTTAATACCAATTTTACTGAAAGAATGATTATAACTAATTCTGGAGATATTGGTGTTGGAACATACCCTTCTGCTAAACTACATTTAGATGGAACTTTAAGGTTAGATAATTTATCAGTAACAGCCCCTGCAGTTGGCGCAGTATTAACTAGTATGGATGCGCAAGGAAATGCTGAATGGCAACCATTACCAACTGCTCCAGCTACTTTTTGGTCACAATCAGGAAATAATATTTACCCTACTACAATTGCAAACAATGTAGGTATTGGTACTGCAGCTCCTGCTTCTTCATCAATGCTTCATGTTTTAGGAAATGCAAATGGTAGCACTGTATATATTCAAGATGAAGGATTGAAAAATGGTTCATTACTTTATATGGGGTCTAATTCAACTGATGGAACAGCAAATAATAGTAGTCACATGATTAATATTAATCGTACAGGAGCCAATGTAGGTAGTACTCATACTGCTTATGGTGTAAGAAGTAGTGTTACCAATACTGGACCATCAAGTATTAATATGGCGGGTTATTTTAGTGCGGCTGGAGCTACTACTAATTGGGGTGGATACTTTGCAAACGGTAATGTATATATGAAGGATCATTTATCAATAGGCTCTATTGCAACAAATGTCTCTAAAGTTTATATACTTGACCCTACTGACGGAGGTGTTTCTTTAGCAATACAGAATGAAACAGATGGAGCTCCGGGTATATTGTCAGGCTCTCTTGGTGCTAGAATAACTGTTTCTGCAGGAGGTACTCAATCAGTTACAGGTATTCAAGCATCAGCAACAGGTACTACATCTAGTAATGTTACTGGTGGATATTTTGCATCAGAAGGTAGTGGTTCAGGATTTAATAGAGGATTAAATGCTGTAGCTAGAAATAGTACAGGAACAAATTATGGTGTTGATGTTACTGCAGCGGGTAATTTTGGAACAAACTATGGTATGCGTATTACAACTGGTGGTACTCATACTGGTGCCAAATATGGATTACGCTTAGCAACTAGTGGTAATGGAACCAAATTTGGAGTTTATAGTTCTGGTGAAGACTATAATTATTTTGGTGGTAATTTGGGTATTAAACAATCTAATCCTGGAACTTCATTAGAAGTAAACGGAGGTGTTACTTATGCTCCTACTACATATGCAGCAGGAGCTACTTCATTTACACTCCCTGTTGGAGATAGAAGTTTTATTCGTGTTACTACAAGTTTTGGAGGTGCAACGATGTTAGGTATTGATAATGGTCTTAGAGCTGGACAAATGTTAATCATTGAAAATGTAGGAAGTTATCTTTTAACAATTAATGATGATAAAGCGAATGCTAACTTAGCTGGAAACGCATTATTGTATACTGGAGACACGATGACTCTAATATGGAATGGTTCAAAATGGATGGAGTTGTCAAGATCAGATAATTAA
- a CDS encoding beta strand repeat-containing protein, producing MQKIVSILVLILFVQLFSLSIFAQSPPEAINYQAVARNVAGVPMVNQSISVQYAVLQGSSSGTVVYSETHAETTNQFGLFTSEIGLGSVNSGNFSTINWGSSIFYLQVTVDGDVMPATQLLSVPYALHAKTATSGVPGVDGHNSLISSVAEPAGVNCTNGGYFIQSWLDLNDDGLLSSGETPISYYICNGADGANGLNGNDGVGIDSTIHNADGTLTIYYSNSTTYTTNDLTGPAGSGGTTYFAGNGVSLSNDTIINIGDADADPTNEIQLLSLNATSDTIFLTNGGFVALPSATGDTDWTQGSGVVYNTTDMVGIGTSTPTSPLTIDNANTSDIEFVGTGNSDIVAPGQLNIEASGATLIDASDIYLRTNLTDRLTILNNGNIGVGTTIPTTSLDIIGRTQTDSITISDGAVAGAVLTAMDAFGNAEWQLPNSSDNWGNDTVNVTGANITGSGTVLNPLMVIDNDTSAINELQVLSISNDTLFLSNGGFVQLPSSSDGNGIYSGSDTLSGPTTVYQNANTLTFSGGAMNSTAVFSNGGFLGTNINIEHTGTNGTGIKFLGSTATTPVNYGYVGAGSTGLNLGGGTNSNNLTISTTGNVGINGLPAGGGKFVVNHSASTAEPTMHLRETTGNLNRVKMSNNSIANKYWEIGAQTNSSDAFAGWSVNYFDGTTYRSHIISYGNGNLAIGKGILAANSSLMDVFGTTTLHDTLTIDNGSGSPYSFPVTDGVNPGEVLTTDAAGNTYWGSAASASPWTQVGDTLHPTSINSKVGIGTINPISKIQIGPQLHLDSITGPGGFNYNLYTNNLLFNGSDWIRTTNGTGVASYMGGYEYGIEIYGNGAAGSSASSPLASFSIDTSRARITTNKDGLTISSSSDTSIYLQNNSGFGNPAIIFNGGGQSTGLRASTSPSSNLMFTLPVDHGNPGEIMSTDGTGNMSWIAPSGSSLWIDASPNIHYSTGNVGIGTATPSQLLTLSTASSTTLRMEKTNTSAYDWELNVDNTGFHIKGGADGPTASLFDFVNINELGNMGIGTTSPSARLDVDNTVEDISVEISNTNNSSNFTYAIKAENAGTGTGDKYGAYLEAIGGNTTGNNTGIYAGASNAGVANTAISTNATASGTSNGTGIFSSVGGAGSGVTYGVYGQNSSSATGVSYGGYFRNVNTQGALIYGVRSEVNGTSTSDQFGFRADVNGTSSGAKYGLYSVVLNGTGTQYGVYSNVSGGATNWAGFFAAGDVFVNENVGIGTSTPHAPLQFGTALTNRKIVLFEAANNDHEFFGFGINGGLLRYQANGHHAFYTATSSTASAELMRITSTGNVGIGITNPTQKLHVLNGTIRIDDGVKPYNLPSADGTASGQVMTTDAAGNTSWQTPASVTSLYTGSGNLSGATTVSQAANTLTFNSTSTFGFNIDNNVANNTAFTVENLTDGTPSTPGGSVGSQVLVSATNTSKTAIYGAVTGTGTGNQIGVWAAAEGAGSGFNRGVNANARNSTSSNIAGDFTATGNSGDNYGLKVNTGGTGTGNKYGLHVSSAGTSAGTVYGLYLQNNGTGTKYGVYSFGEDRNYFNGDIGVGVVIPTAKLDVNGTFKLTDGTEGAGKVLTSDAAGNATWKPNAVAFEARGASISVDTNPILCQFDAVNFDEGGNFNASAGQYSFTAPVNGVYTFNASVLFSDTGGGPDEITVVDLLVNGVTLYSSKQPIKNSEKVTNTVSSTIRLSANDKIQVNVYVLNGGGPLLMTGAGDESWFSGHLVYAD from the coding sequence ATGCAAAAAATAGTTTCAATTCTTGTACTTATCCTTTTTGTACAGTTATTTTCATTGTCAATTTTTGCACAAAGTCCACCCGAGGCCATAAATTATCAGGCAGTAGCTAGAAATGTAGCTGGTGTACCAATGGTAAATCAGTCTATTTCGGTACAATATGCTGTTTTGCAAGGGTCATCAAGTGGTACTGTTGTCTATTCAGAAACACATGCTGAAACAACTAATCAATTTGGTTTATTTACATCAGAAATTGGATTAGGATCGGTTAATAGTGGTAATTTTTCAACGATTAACTGGGGTAGCTCAATATTTTACTTACAAGTAACAGTAGATGGAGATGTTATGCCAGCAACACAGTTATTATCTGTGCCTTATGCCTTACATGCAAAAACAGCAACAAGTGGAGTGCCAGGAGTAGATGGTCATAATAGTTTAATTAGTTCAGTTGCAGAACCTGCAGGAGTAAACTGTACTAATGGAGGTTATTTTATACAATCATGGTTAGACTTAAATGATGATGGGTTATTGTCATCAGGAGAAACACCAATAAGTTATTATATATGTAATGGAGCAGATGGAGCTAACGGATTAAACGGAAATGATGGAGTAGGAATAGATTCAACTATCCATAACGCGGATGGTACGTTAACAATTTATTATTCTAATTCAACAACTTATACAACAAATGATTTAACTGGGCCAGCAGGTTCAGGAGGAACAACCTATTTTGCAGGTAATGGGGTTAGTTTGTCAAACGATACTATAATCAATATTGGAGATGCTGATGCTGATCCAACTAATGAAATTCAACTATTATCATTAAATGCAACAAGCGATACTATCTTTTTAACTAATGGTGGATTTGTCGCTTTGCCATCAGCTACTGGCGATACAGATTGGACACAAGGATCAGGAGTTGTTTATAACACAACTGACATGGTTGGAATAGGAACATCAACCCCAACATCTCCTTTAACAATAGACAATGCAAATACAAGTGATATAGAATTTGTTGGAACAGGGAACTCTGATATAGTTGCACCAGGGCAATTAAACATTGAAGCTTCAGGAGCAACTTTAATCGACGCTTCAGATATTTATTTAAGAACAAATTTAACTGATAGATTAACGATATTAAATAATGGTAATATTGGAGTAGGAACAACTATTCCAACAACAAGCCTTGACATTATTGGAAGAACACAAACGGACAGTATTACAATAAGTGATGGAGCTGTAGCTGGAGCAGTTCTTACAGCAATGGATGCTTTTGGTAATGCTGAGTGGCAATTACCAAATTCATCTGATAACTGGGGAAATGATACTGTAAATGTAACTGGAGCAAATATTACGGGAAGTGGAACAGTTTTGAATCCGTTAATGGTAATAGATAACGATACTTCAGCAATAAATGAACTACAGGTTTTATCTATTTCTAACGATACTTTATTTTTGAGCAATGGAGGCTTTGTTCAACTGCCAAGTTCTTCAGATGGTAATGGAATTTACTCGGGTTCTGACACGCTATCAGGACCAACAACAGTTTATCAAAATGCAAATACGCTTACGTTTAGTGGAGGAGCTATGAATTCTACAGCTGTTTTTTCTAATGGTGGATTTTTAGGAACTAATATTAATATAGAACATACTGGTACAAATGGCACTGGAATTAAATTTTTAGGTTCTACAGCTACAACACCTGTTAATTATGGATATGTAGGCGCAGGGTCAACAGGTTTAAATCTAGGAGGAGGAACTAACTCTAATAACCTGACGATTAGCACAACAGGTAATGTTGGAATAAATGGCTTACCAGCAGGTGGCGGTAAATTTGTTGTAAATCATTCTGCTTCAACAGCAGAACCAACTATGCATTTAAGAGAAACAACAGGAAACCTAAACAGAGTTAAAATGTCAAACAATTCCATTGCTAATAAGTATTGGGAAATTGGAGCACAAACAAATTCATCAGATGCTTTTGCTGGATGGAGTGTAAATTATTTTGACGGAACTACATATAGAAGCCATATTATTTCTTATGGAAATGGAAACTTAGCAATAGGAAAAGGAATTTTAGCAGCGAACAGTTCTTTAATGGATGTTTTTGGGACAACTACACTGCATGATACATTAACTATCGATAACGGTTCAGGAAGTCCATACTCTTTTCCAGTTACAGATGGTGTAAATCCTGGAGAAGTATTAACTACAGATGCAGCAGGAAACACTTATTGGGGTTCTGCTGCATCGGCTAGCCCTTGGACTCAAGTAGGCGACACATTACATCCTACTTCTATTAATAGTAAGGTTGGCATTGGGACGATAAATCCTATATCAAAAATTCAAATTGGACCTCAATTACATTTAGATTCAATTACTGGCCCAGGAGGGTTTAACTATAATCTTTACACTAACAATTTATTATTTAATGGATCTGATTGGATTCGTACAACAAATGGAACAGGAGTAGCTTCATATATGGGAGGTTATGAGTATGGGATTGAAATATATGGAAATGGAGCTGCAGGTTCAAGTGCTTCTTCACCGCTAGCTTCTTTTTCAATTGATACTTCTAGAGCTAGAATTACAACCAATAAGGATGGTTTAACCATTTCTTCAAGTTCTGATACATCGATTTATTTGCAAAATAATTCCGGATTTGGAAATCCTGCTATTATTTTTAATGGAGGTGGTCAATCCACAGGATTAAGAGCATCAACATCTCCTTCGTCAAATTTAATGTTCACTCTGCCAGTAGATCATGGAAACCCTGGAGAAATAATGAGTACAGATGGAACTGGAAACATGAGCTGGATTGCACCTTCAGGCTCTTCTTTATGGATAGACGCTTCACCTAATATTCATTATAGTACAGGAAATGTAGGAATAGGAACAGCAACTCCATCTCAATTATTAACGTTATCTACGGCATCTTCTACAACATTGCGAATGGAAAAAACAAATACTTCTGCTTACGATTGGGAATTAAATGTAGATAATACAGGCTTTCACATTAAAGGTGGTGCAGATGGCCCAACCGCTTCACTATTTGATTTTGTAAACATAAATGAGTTAGGGAATATGGGTATAGGAACTACGTCTCCATCAGCTAGGTTAGATGTTGATAATACCGTAGAGGATATTTCTGTTGAAATTTCTAATACAAATAATAGTTCAAATTTCACTTACGCTATAAAAGCAGAAAATGCTGGAACTGGGACGGGTGATAAATATGGTGCCTATTTAGAAGCAATAGGAGGAAATACAACGGGGAATAATACAGGGATATATGCTGGAGCATCAAATGCAGGTGTTGCAAATACTGCAATTTCTACAAATGCTACTGCATCAGGAACATCTAATGGAACAGGTATATTTTCATCTGTAGGTGGTGCAGGGTCAGGAGTTACTTATGGAGTTTATGGGCAAAATTCATCTTCTGCAACAGGTGTTTCATATGGAGGTTATTTTAGAAACGTAAACACACAAGGAGCTTTAATTTATGGGGTTCGTTCTGAAGTAAATGGAACATCTACTTCTGATCAATTCGGGTTTAGAGCAGATGTAAATGGAACATCTTCGGGAGCAAAGTATGGATTGTATTCTGTTGTGCTTAACGGAACAGGAACTCAGTATGGTGTTTATTCAAATGTTTCTGGTGGAGCTACCAATTGGGCTGGTTTTTTCGCTGCAGGAGATGTTTTTGTTAATGAAAATGTTGGGATAGGAACATCAACACCTCATGCTCCTCTTCAATTTGGTACTGCGTTAACCAATCGAAAAATTGTATTATTTGAAGCAGCCAACAATGACCATGAATTCTTTGGTTTTGGTATTAATGGAGGTTTATTAAGGTATCAGGCTAACGGTCATCACGCTTTTTACACAGCTACAAGTAGTACTGCAAGTGCTGAATTAATGAGAATAACATCTACTGGAAATGTAGGTATTGGAATTACAAATCCAACTCAAAAACTTCATGTATTAAATGGTACAATAAGAATTGATGATGGTGTAAAACCTTATAATTTACCATCAGCAGACGGAACTGCTTCTGGTCAAGTAATGACAACTGACGCTGCTGGAAATACTTCATGGCAAACACCTGCTTCTGTAACTAGCCTTTATACAGGATCTGGAAATTTAAGTGGAGCAACTACTGTTTCACAAGCAGCAAATACCTTAACATTTAATTCAACATCAACTTTTGGATTTAATATTGATAATAATGTAGCTAATAACACTGCTTTTACTGTTGAAAACTTAACTGATGGAACACCATCAACTCCTGGTGGTTCTGTAGGCTCTCAAGTTTTAGTTTCTGCAACAAACACTTCAAAAACAGCAATTTACGGTGCAGTTACAGGGACAGGAACAGGTAATCAAATTGGTGTTTGGGCTGCTGCTGAAGGTGCAGGTTCTGGTTTTAATAGGGGTGTAAATGCTAATGCAAGAAATAGTACGAGTTCAAATATTGCAGGAGATTTTACAGCTACAGGAAACTCTGGAGACAACTATGGGCTTAAGGTTAACACTGGAGGAACAGGAACAGGAAATAAGTATGGTCTTCATGTTTCATCAGCAGGTACATCAGCAGGAACTGTTTATGGCTTATATTTACAAAACAATGGAACAGGAACAAAGTATGGTGTTTATTCTTTTGGAGAGGATAGAAATTATTTTAACGGAGATATTGGTGTCGGTGTAGTTATACCAACTGCCAAACTAGATGTGAATGGAACATTTAAATTGACTGACGGAACTGAAGGAGCTGGTAAAGTACTAACATCTGATGCAGCTGGTAATGCAACATGGAAACCAAATGCAGTAGCTTTTGAAGCTAGAGGAGCTTCAATATCAGTCGATACTAATCCAATTTTATGTCAATTTGATGCAGTAAATTTTGATGAAGGAGGGAATTTTAATGCTTCAGCCGGCCAGTACAGTTTTACTGCTCCTGTTAATGGGGTTTATACTTTTAATGCAAGTGTTCTATTTTCTGATACAGGAGGAGGTCCAGATGAAATAACAGTAGTTGACTTATTAGTTAATGGGGTTACATTATATTCCTCTAAACAGCCAATAAAAAATAGTGAAAAAGTAACAAATACTGTTTCATCTACAATTCGTTTAAGTGCAAACGATAAAATACAAGTTAACGTTTATGTTTTAAATGGAGGTGGCCCACTTTTAATGACTGGAGCAGGAGATGAATCTTGGTTTAGTGGTCATTTAGTTTATGCAGATTAA